Part of the Terrisporobacter glycolicus ATCC 14880 = DSM 1288 genome is shown below.
CCAGTACTCTTTTTAAACTTTTACTTTTTACCATAAAATATCCCCCTTAAAATTACTATTTTTATACTTATTACTTTTTATATTGATTAAATATAAAAGACCATGAGATTATATATATCAATAAGGATATATATAACCTTCATGGTCTTAATTATTATATTTATGTTGTTATTATGTAACGTTTAATCTTTTCTTAACTTATTTTCTTAATTAATCTTCTGATAAATATTTGGCACTTCTTGTGCTTGATTCCTTAATAATATAACATCTATGACTATATATGTAAATAAAGTTAAATATTTGCAGAATATTAAGTATTATACATAATACTACATTTTTTTATTTTTATACAAAATATGACACTTATACTTTTTTTAATATAATAAAAAAGCTATGAATTATGCAGTTTTACCTGACTTCATAGCTTTTTTATTATATATTTTAAATTATTATTTTTACTCTAAAATTTCTTTTACTGTTGGAAATTGATCTATATTAGTATGTGGCAAGAAGCAAGCTGACACAAATTCATCCATATATGTAGGATATACACTTAGCTCTACATATGTCATTTCAGATGCTATTTCTTCTAATTTTCGTCTAGCCTCTGAACTTATTAAACTTAAATATGACCCAACTAATGAACTGTTTCCTATATACTTAAACTTATTTCTTTCTATATCTGGAAGTAAACCTATTAAAATTGAGTTTTCAATATCAAGATTATTTCCTATTCCTCCTGCTATATAAACATTATCAATTACTTCAAAATCCATTCCTAAACTTTCTACAAGTACTGATGCTCCTGAATATATAGCACCTTTTGTTCTAATAAAATTATCAATATCTACTTCATTAATTAATAAATCATTTTCTAGGCCTTCATAGTCTTCTTTAAATGCCAAGATATATTCACCTATATCATGCTCATTAAATCTGATTCTTTTATTATCTAATTCTCTTTTTATTTTTCCTCTTCTATCAATTATACCTTTAAGCAGCATTTGACATATTAAATCAATTATACCTGAACCGCAAATTCCTATAGGTGTACATTCCCCTATTATTGTTAATTCTGGTTCTAAAGTATTTTCGTCTATACCAACTTTCTCTATTGCTCCATCTGATGCTCTCATACCACAACTAATTCCTCCACCTTCAAAGGCCGGTCCCGCTGAGCATGCACAACACATCATAAAGTCTTTATTTCCAAATACAATTTCTCCATTAGTCCCTAAGTCTATGAATAATGTATTTTCTTCGCTAGCCCATATTCCTGCTGATAATACACCTGCCGTTATATCTCCACCTACATAACTTGCCACGTTTGGAGCTAGGTATATTAAGGCACTTTTATTAACATTCAATCCTACATCTTCTCCCATTAAGTTTGGTGATTTTAGATATGGTGGAATATATGGTTCTAGTCTTAAATAGTCAGGATATATGCCTAAGAAAAGCGTAGACATTGTTGTATTACCAGATAACACAACTCTTACTACATTATTTTTATTTATACCAGTACTTGTATATAGAGATTCAATTAATGGGTTTAGAGTATCATCTATAATTGCTTTTCTCATAATTTCTAAATTATTTTTTCTAACAGCAAATACAATTCTATTAATTACATCTGCACCATATTTTATTTGTGCATTTCCTGAAGATGCCTTTTCTACAACTTCATTAGTAATTAAGTTTACTAAGCAAACAACTACAGATGTTGTACCTATATCTATAGCTAATCCATATAATTCTCCTTCTTTATTTCCTGGTTCTACATTTAATATCGTAATCTTATTTTTCTTTTTAACATAAGTTAAAGTTATTTTAAAATTATCTTTCCTTAATACTAATGGTAGCTTTTTTAATATATCTAATCTAAAATCTATCCCATCAATACCCAAGTCTTGTCTTACTTGTCTATCTAATCTATCTACATCACTTATATTGTCATCTAATGACGGTTCATCTAGTTCAATATATTTTTTTTCCACATTAGTACTATAAGAAAATTCATTTTCTTCTATTATACCTCTAGCTCTATCAAATAATTTTTTATCTACTTTTTTACCCGTACCCTCAATTTTCATTCCATGCATAGAAGATGAAAGTCTAGATGGAACATCTACAACAATATCTTCTATTACTTCAGTTGCACAAGCTAAAATATATCCTTGTTCATATTCTTCATCACTAATATGTACTGTCTTTTCTGTATCACATTTTCCCTCTAATAACTTTACTTTACATTTTCCACATGATTGAGATCCATTGCAAGGCGCATCTATAAAAATATCTGCTTTTCTTGCTACATCTAGTAATTTTTCTCCAAGTTCACATTCTACTTCCTTGTTATGTGATTTAAAAAAAACTTTAGCCATTCTATCTCACCCCAATAAATTAATTTTTATAATCACTCAACCTTATATATTACTAAAATATGTATAAAATACCCTTTTATTATTATTTTAATTCAATATACTTAAAAAAGCATAGTAAACTTAATTCTATTAAATTTACTATGCTTTCTTTTTAGTTCAAATTATCTATCTACTTCTTATT
Proteins encoded:
- the acsV gene encoding corrinoid activation/regeneration protein AcsV; its protein translation is MAKVFFKSHNKEVECELGEKLLDVARKADIFIDAPCNGSQSCGKCKVKLLEGKCDTEKTVHISDEEYEQGYILACATEVIEDIVVDVPSRLSSSMHGMKIEGTGKKVDKKLFDRARGIIEENEFSYSTNVEKKYIELDEPSLDDNISDVDRLDRQVRQDLGIDGIDFRLDILKKLPLVLRKDNFKITLTYVKKKNKITILNVEPGNKEGELYGLAIDIGTTSVVVCLVNLITNEVVEKASSGNAQIKYGADVINRIVFAVRKNNLEIMRKAIIDDTLNPLIESLYTSTGINKNNVVRVVLSGNTTMSTLFLGIYPDYLRLEPYIPPYLKSPNLMGEDVGLNVNKSALIYLAPNVASYVGGDITAGVLSAGIWASEENTLFIDLGTNGEIVFGNKDFMMCCACSAGPAFEGGGISCGMRASDGAIEKVGIDENTLEPELTIIGECTPIGICGSGIIDLICQMLLKGIIDRRGKIKRELDNKRIRFNEHDIGEYILAFKEDYEGLENDLLINEVDIDNFIRTKGAIYSGASVLVESLGMDFEVIDNVYIAGGIGNNLDIENSILIGLLPDIERNKFKYIGNSSLVGSYLSLISSEARRKLEEIASEMTYVELSVYPTYMDEFVSACFLPHTNIDQFPTVKEILE